The DNA sequence TCGAGGCCACCGGATTGATAGACGCGCTCCGATTCGTCGGAAAACAGCACCGCGTCACCGTCGAAAGCGATGCGCAATTCATCGCTGGCCGCACGGCTAGCGCCGCCGGACAGAATGGTCGCCGCCGCGAACCCGGCATCCAGCGCGGCGCGCACGTCTTCGGCATGGGTGGAGAGAAACAGATCGCAACCAAAGGCCTTCAGATACGGATAAGGACTGCGCCCGCCGACGAACGCCGCGCGGGAGATCGCCAGGCCGTAATGACCAATGGAATTGAAAACGCGCAAACCGGTGTCGGCGCTGTTGCGCGACACCAGAATCACCTCGACCCGGGCACGACCGAGACGACTGTTAAGGTTGAGCAGTTTTTCCACCAGCGGAAAGGCATCGCCCGGCGCAAGGATTTCGTCTTCGTGATCGATCTGATATTGCCGGTAGGCTTCGACGCCACTCGACTCATACACCTTGTGGCTTTCGCTCAGGTCAAACAGGGCACGGGACGAGATCGCCAGCACCAGTTTGTCATCGATGTTCTTGGCCATGCCTTTCCCCCAGTGCGACCGGCTTAAACGTTACGCCGGTCGATAAAGCTCAATGTGCGATACAACGATTCGATACGCGGCAACTCGCAGCCTGCCGCTTTTGCCGCCGCCAAAGGACGAGCGTAGATCGCCTCAAGTTCCAGCGGTCGTTTGTGCAGAAAGTCGTGGTACATGCTCGGCCAATAGTCCGGCATTTTCTCGGTCATCATGAACAGGTATTCGGCGTAACCGGACGGCATGTCGTGACCGCAGGCCCTGGCGCCCTGCACCACTTCAGCCATCAGCGCCTGAATCAAGGCGCGGCTGTCAGTGTCGGCCATCAACGGCGTGGTGCTGGCACCGAGCAACACCGAAAGCCCGTTATAGGGAATGTTCCACACCAGTTTCTGCCAGCGCGCCTGATGCAGGTTCAGCATCGCCTGGGAGTCGAGACCGGCTGCTCGGAACAGGCCGGCGCCCTCCTCGACGATTGCCATGCGCGCCGCGTCATCCATTGCCGGACCGCTGTGATAACCGACGTTCACCGCTCCCAGCGCCTGATGGGTGATCTGCCCCGGCCCTTCGCGGTGGACGCAGATCAGGCACAAGCCGCCCAACAAATGCAGGGAATCGGGCAGCAACGCCCGCAAGCTGTCTTCGACGTCGAGGCCGTTTTGCAGCACCAGCACTTTCGCGTCGGGCTTCGCTGCCTGAATGATCGACGGCGCCAGCCCGGCATTGCTGGTGGTCTTGGCGCCGACCAGCAGCCAGTCGCAGGGCGGCATGTCTTGCGCCGACGAATAGGCCTGCACCGGATTCAGCGTCAATGCGCCATGTACGGCACTGTCCACTTGCAAGCCGCGCTCGGCGACCGCGGAAAATTCACTGCGCAACAGAAAGTGCACATCGAACCCGGCCCGGGCCAGCATCACCCCGTAGAAACCTCCAATGGCGCCGGTGCCGATAATCCCCACCACCGGTTTATTCACTGCTCCCATCACGGCAACTCCTCTGCAATTCGACCCAGCGCCTGCGCCACGGCTGCGTTCAGCTCATCGACATTCAGGCGCGCGTGCACTGCCCCAAAGAACTCGCCGTCGCGCACCACAAACAACGCCGGCAAATGAAAGACCTGATAACGCTCGACCAGTCCGCCGTTGTCACCGGCATCGATCCAGCACACGCGATCGACGGCCAGATCAAGCCCCGGCAACACTTCGCGGGCATAGCGGCAACTGGCGCAGCCGACACTGGTGAAAATCACCAGCGAAACGCCGTTCATCGCCAGCAGCCGCTGGTCGGCGTCAAAATCGGTCAGCTGCGATTCGACCACTATACTGGGGGAAACAATGTCAAATGGCCGACACAGGGAGTCTGTGCTCATGGGACGGTTTATTCCTCATCCGGATGATGTGCCCGTCGAATTAACGTTGCTCAAACCTGAGTGCATTTCGCGGCAACAGCTGCACACTATCAGCCTCGGCGGCATCGCTTGCAATTACCATCGTGCCTGGCGTCATGGCACCGCCTTGCAGGTGCGCATGCCGACCATCAATGCCGATTTCGCCTATCCGGGCTATGTGGCCTGGTGCCTGCGCCGTAAAAAAGGTTATCTGGTGGGCATTGCGTTCACTGACGAACAGACGCTGTTCAGCGCGCGAATGGGTGAGCAGGTGTGTCAGATCGAGCGCTATTGCCGCATCAACGATGCCCACGATGATCTGCAGGATATCCAGGCGCGAGCGCTGCAATGGGTCGAGCAGCACGCCGAAGAATTCTCCCACGACAGCGTTCGCAAGGCTTTCGCGTAACCAGAGCTGGACTGAACAGTTACTTGCCCATTGTCTAGCAGGCGTCTAACGCGATAAGGTTCGGCTCCCCGACGCGCTTAAATCCGCTGTGCTCCGCCGCGCGGGGATCGCTGGCGGCCGGCACCCGTGACCTGACGAGTAAACGATGGCTGATTTACCGATCAACGACCTGAACGTCGCTTCCAACGAGACCCTGATCACTCCCGATCAGCTCAAGCGTGATATCCCTCTGAGCGACGCTGCCCTGCGCACCGTCACCAAGGGTCGCGAGGTCATCCGCAACATTCTCGATGGCACCGACCATCGTCTGTTCGTGGTGATCGGCCCCTGCTCGATCCACGACATCAAGGCTGCCCACGAATATGCCGATCGCCTGAAGGTGCTCGCGGCAGAAGTCTCGGACACCTTGTACCTGGTCATGCGCGTGTATTTCGAGAAGCCACGGACCACCGTCGGCTGGAAAGGCCTGATCAACGACCCGTACCTGGATGACTCGTTCAAGATCCAGGACGGTCTGCACATCGGTCGCCAGTTGCTGCTGGACCTGGCCGAAAAAGGCCTGCCGACTGCGACCGAAGCCCTCGACCCGATCTCCCCGCAGTACCTGCAGGACCTGATCAGCTGGTCGGCGATCGGCGCACGGACCACCGAATCCCAGACCCACCGCGAGATGGCTTCCGGCCTGTCCTCGGCGGTCGGCTTCAAGAACGGCACCGATGGCGGCCTGACTGTGGCGATCAACGCCCTGCAGTCGGTTTCCAGCCCGCACCGTTTCCTGGGCATCAACCAGGAAGGTGGCGTGTCGATCGTCACCACCAAGGGCAACGCCTACGGTCACGTGGTGCTGCGCGGTGGCAACGGCAAGCCGAACTACGATTCGGTCAGCGTCGCCCTGTGCGAGCAGGCGCTGAACAAGGCGAAGATCAAGCCGAACATCATGGTCGATTGCAGCCACGCCAACTCCAACAAGGATCCGGCCCTGCAACCGCTGGTGATGGAGAACGTCGCCAACCAGATCCTCGAAGGCAACCAGTCGATCATCGGCCTGATGGTCGAGAGTCACCTGAACTGGGGCTGCCAGGCCATCCCGAAAGACCTCGCCGATCTGCAGTACGGCGTGTCGATCACCGATGCCTGCATCGACTGGTCCGCAACCGAAAACACCTTGCGCAGCATGCACGCCAAGCTCAAGGATGTACTGCCAAAACGTCAGCGCGGCTGACAGCCGTTTCGCAGGCATAAAAAAACGCCGGGCATTGCCCGGCGTTTTTATGTGTGCGGTGAGGTCAGTCAGATCTTGGCGGTACGCCGCTGATGACGCTCCATGTAGCGCTCCACGTAGGAGCACGATGGAATGACCGTGTAGCCCATTTCATCGGCGTACTGCAACGCCCGTTCGGTCAGGGCTGCTGCGATGCCTCGGCCACGCAAGGCGTTGGGCACGAAGGTGCGGTAGATATCCAGGGTCTGTTTCCCCAGATCCATATAGGTCAGGTAGGCACGATGACCGTCCACATTGGTCTCGAACTGATGACCAGCCTGGTCATGGTGGATGGACAACGCCTCGCTCATCACTACTCCTCGCGGGTCTCGAATTCTGACCCCTACCTTACCGATGTTTTCCCGGCGAAGGAACATCTACGCCACCCCGTGCCTGATGGACACCGAGAAGAACTGCACCGATCTCGCGCAACCCGAGCACGTATCAAATAGTAGGCACCATTGGCGAAAATGCTCAAGGTACGCTCGTCAACATGCGGATTGACGGGGCAGTTCCGGTGGACTCAGGGCCGGTTCGGGAGACGATCTTCCCGAGCCGAAAGGCTGAACATCGCCGGATGTTGAGACTTAAGACGAGCCCCCTGTTTTAAAGTCACCTCAACATGGACAAAGATATGCGAGGCGCTGCGCAAATTCGCAACAAAAGTGTGGACGAATCCATATAGACAGACTTTGGCCACTACCTGCAAAACAACCCGCGGCAACGGGAACTTTTTCTCAATAACTCGCTCATCTCGCGGCTTCCAGCTGGATATTTTTTATACAACGCAGTTAAAAGTTGCTCGAAAAAGAATCAACGCCTACAATTTTTTTTGCTTCTTGCCTCACGTCAGTTTACTTACTACAAGTAATGGGTAGTATGTACGCCGGCTATTTCCTCAATCGGAGGAGACAGCCACTTAATTGAAAGTCCTTGAAGGGGAACACGATGAACAACGTTCTGAAATTCTCTGCTCTGGCTCTGGCCGCAGTTCTGGCTACCGGTTGCAGCAGCGCATCGAAAGAAACCGAAGCACGTCTGACCGCTACTGAAGACGCAGCTGCTCGCTCCCAGGCTCGTGCAGACGAAGCTTACCGTAAAGCTGATGAAGCTCTGGCTGCTGCTCAAAAAGCACAACAGACTGCTGACGAAGCTAACGAGCGTGCTCTGCGCATGCTGGAAAAAGCTAGCCGCAAGTAATAGTCCTTCGGGATTGTTATCAAGCCGACCCATTTTTTGGGTCGGCTTTTTTGTGCCTGCAGTTTCTGCGGGCAATAAAAAACCCGCCGCTGCGCAAGCCTCGGCGGGTTTTGTCTTTCAGCTTATTGCTGCAGGTCGATCGGTGCGCTGGAGACCATCGGTGCCGAGGTGCTCGGTGTGCCGATTTCGGTTGGCAGGCCATCTTCGGCCGCCACCACATCACGCACCACATCCCAGTCCATGCGCAGGTTGTTGGTGATGTCTTCACGCTTGAGCATCGCGTTGATCACCGCGGTGTGCTTGTCGACCACCGACGGGTTGCCCTTGTCGTCGATCGGCGTATGCGCTTCCAGGTAGATCTTGCCGCCACTGCGACCGAATTTGTACGCGTCGTTGAGGATTCGTACCGAAGTCCCCACCGGCACCATGCCGGCCATTTCCAGCACGTTGTTGTTGAACATGCGGAAGCAGCCGTGGCTGGTGCGCATGCCGATGCCGAACTTCTTGTTCGAGCCGTGGATCAGGTAGCCCGGCGTACCCAGGGTGAACTTGAACGGCCCCAGCGGGTTGTCCGGACCGGCCGGCACCACGTTCGGCAGCGGATCACCATCAGCGGCGTGTTCAGCCTTGATCGAGGCAGGCGGCGTCCAGGTCGGGTTCGGCGTCTTCGCGGTGATCGTGGTGTGCGCGATCGGCGAACCCCAGCCTTCACGACCGATACCCAGCGGGAAGGTGTACACCACGTTCCGGCCTTTCGGATAGTAGTAGAGGCGGTATTCAGCGAGGTTGATCACGATGCCTTCACGCGGGCCCGGCGGCAGGATGAAGCGGGTCGGCAGGACCACCTCGGTGCCGGCACCTGGCAGCCAGGCATCGACGCCCGGGTTGGCCGCGACCATTTCCGAATAGCCCAGATCGTAGGTGGTGCCCAGATCGGCAAAGGTATCTTCGTACTTGGCCTTGATGACCTGCACCTGGCCGATGATGTCCTCACCGGGTGGTGGCAGTGGAAACTCCAGTGCAGCAACGGGACCGGCCACACACAGGGCGGCAAGAGACAGGCAGCGGGTGACGGCAGGAAAACGCGGCAACATCCGGAGAATCCTTCGCAAGATCGACAAGGGTAATAAGAACGC is a window from the Pseudomonas gozinkensis genome containing:
- a CDS encoding GNAT family N-acetyltransferase, producing MSEALSIHHDQAGHQFETNVDGHRAYLTYMDLGKQTLDIYRTFVPNALRGRGIAAALTERALQYADEMGYTVIPSCSYVERYMERHQRRTAKI
- the oprI gene encoding outer membrane lipoprotei OprI, which translates into the protein MNNVLKFSALALAAVLATGCSSASKETEARLTATEDAAARSQARADEAYRKADEALAAAQKAQQTADEANERALRMLEKASRK
- a CDS encoding 5'-nucleotidase, encoding MAKNIDDKLVLAISSRALFDLSESHKVYESSGVEAYRQYQIDHEDEILAPGDAFPLVEKLLNLNSRLGRARVEVILVSRNSADTGLRVFNSIGHYGLAISRAAFVGGRSPYPYLKAFGCDLFLSTHAEDVRAALDAGFAAATILSGGASRAASDELRIAFDGDAVLFSDESERVYQSGGLEAFQAKERESAREPLRGGPFKGFLAALNLLQREFSDEECPIRTALVTARSAPAHERVIRTLREWDIRLDESLFLGGLTKSAFLEAFAADVFFDDQAGHCELAREVVATGHVPHGISNEPAV
- a CDS encoding 3-deoxy-7-phosphoheptulonate synthase, translating into MADLPINDLNVASNETLITPDQLKRDIPLSDAALRTVTKGREVIRNILDGTDHRLFVVIGPCSIHDIKAAHEYADRLKVLAAEVSDTLYLVMRVYFEKPRTTVGWKGLINDPYLDDSFKIQDGLHIGRQLLLDLAEKGLPTATEALDPISPQYLQDLISWSAIGARTTESQTHREMASGLSSAVGFKNGTDGGLTVAINALQSVSSPHRFLGINQEGGVSIVTTKGNAYGHVVLRGGNGKPNYDSVSVALCEQALNKAKIKPNIMVDCSHANSNKDPALQPLVMENVANQILEGNQSIIGLMVESHLNWGCQAIPKDLADLQYGVSITDACIDWSATENTLRSMHAKLKDVLPKRQRG
- a CDS encoding putative 2-dehydropantoate 2-reductase; translation: MMGAVNKPVVGIIGTGAIGGFYGVMLARAGFDVHFLLRSEFSAVAERGLQVDSAVHGALTLNPVQAYSSAQDMPPCDWLLVGAKTTSNAGLAPSIIQAAKPDAKVLVLQNGLDVEDSLRALLPDSLHLLGGLCLICVHREGPGQITHQALGAVNVGYHSGPAMDDAARMAIVEEGAGLFRAAGLDSQAMLNLHQARWQKLVWNIPYNGLSVLLGASTTPLMADTDSRALIQALMAEVVQGARACGHDMPSGYAEYLFMMTEKMPDYWPSMYHDFLHKRPLELEAIYARPLAAAKAAGCELPRIESLYRTLSFIDRRNV
- a CDS encoding thioredoxin family protein → MSTDSLCRPFDIVSPSIVVESQLTDFDADQRLLAMNGVSLVIFTSVGCASCRYAREVLPGLDLAVDRVCWIDAGDNGGLVERYQVFHLPALFVVRDGEFFGAVHARLNVDELNAAVAQALGRIAEELP
- a CDS encoding PilZ domain-containing protein, with the translated sequence MGRFIPHPDDVPVELTLLKPECISRQQLHTISLGGIACNYHRAWRHGTALQVRMPTINADFAYPGYVAWCLRRKKGYLVGIAFTDEQTLFSARMGEQVCQIERYCRINDAHDDLQDIQARALQWVEQHAEEFSHDSVRKAFA
- a CDS encoding L,D-transpeptidase family protein, which gives rise to MLPRFPAVTRCLSLAALCVAGPVAALEFPLPPPGEDIIGQVQVIKAKYEDTFADLGTTYDLGYSEMVAANPGVDAWLPGAGTEVVLPTRFILPPGPREGIVINLAEYRLYYYPKGRNVVYTFPLGIGREGWGSPIAHTTITAKTPNPTWTPPASIKAEHAADGDPLPNVVPAGPDNPLGPFKFTLGTPGYLIHGSNKKFGIGMRTSHGCFRMFNNNVLEMAGMVPVGTSVRILNDAYKFGRSGGKIYLEAHTPIDDKGNPSVVDKHTAVINAMLKREDITNNLRMDWDVVRDVVAAEDGLPTEIGTPSTSAPMVSSAPIDLQQ